A DNA window from Coffea arabica cultivar ET-39 chromosome 6c, Coffea Arabica ET-39 HiFi, whole genome shotgun sequence contains the following coding sequences:
- the LOC113691287 gene encoding ABSCISIC ACID-INSENSITIVE 5-like protein 2 produces MGSQGGVGKSTVGGTQIHEPKSSSLARQGSLYSLTLDEVQHHLGDLGKPLSSMNLDELLKTVWTAEANQGTGGVDYGVHQHGQLPLALNRQSSLTLSRDLSKKTVDEVWQDIQQGQEHNHERKAQERQITLGEITLEDFLVKAGVVAEPTPSKNSGSSLGVDAVVLPQQNVPPQSQWTHYQIPSIHQSPPPQQQQQQNIMPVFMPGHPVQPQLTIGSNPMMDSAYPETQMTMSPSTLMGTLSDTQTPGRRRVGSGDVIEKTVERRQKRMIKNRESAARSRARKQAYTHELENKVTRLEEENERLKRQREMEKALTTVPPPEPKYQLRRTSSGPV; encoded by the exons ATGGGATCTCAAGGGGGTGTTGGTAAGAGTACTGTTGGTGGAACTCAAATCCATGAGCCCAAGTCAAGCTCATTGGCAAGGCAAGGATCTTTATACAGTCTCACTCTTGATGAGGTTCAGCACCACTTAGGGGATTTGGGGAAACCATTAAGCAGCATGAACCTTGATGAGCTTCTTAAGACTGTCTGGACTGCTGAGGCTAACCAAGGAACTGGAGGTGTTGATTATGGGGTACATCAGCATGGCCAGCTACCTTTGGCTTTAAATCGCCAATCAAGCCTTACATTGTCTAGGGATCTGAGCAAGAAGACTGTGGATGAGGTCTGGCAAGATATTCAACAAGGACAGGAACACAATCATGAGAGGAAAGCTCAGGAAAGACAAATTACTCTTGGTGAAATAACACTGGAGGATTTCTTGGTTAAGGCAGGAGTGGTTGCTGAACCAACTCCATCAAAGAATTCTGGTTCAAGTTTAGGGGTTGATGCTGTTGTACTTCCACAACAGAATGTTCCACCACAATCTCAGTGGACACATTATCAGATCCCTTCAATTCATCAGTCACCACCAcctcagcagcagcagcagcagaacATTATGCCTGTTTTTATGCCTGGCCATCCAGTTCAACCGCAGCTTACAATTGGTTCAAATCCTATGATGGATTCTGCATATCCTGAAACTCAAATGACCATGTCCCCCTCCACTTTGATGGGCACTCTTTCTGATACACAAACACCAGGAAGGAGGAGGGTTGGTTCTGGTGATGTGATAGAAAAGACTGTTGAAAGGAGACAGAAGAGGATGATCAAGAACCGGGAATCTGCAGCACGTTCACGAGCAAGAAAACAG GCATATACACATGAGCTGGAGAACAAGGTTACACGCCTTGAAGAGGAGAATGAAAGGCTTAAGAGGCAGAGG GAGATGGAGAAAGCATTAACAACTGTGCCACCACCAGAGCCGAAGTATCAGCTGCGAAGAACAAGTTCAGGCCCTGTTTGA
- the LOC113692821 gene encoding pentatricopeptide repeat-containing protein At1g77360, mitochondrial, whose product MRLRQFLGKLCLRRVILCRMYSSRESLQDSSDMVKRVCKIMMSCPKLGLDTELDQNGIRVSPEIAEEVLKRFENAGVLAYRFFDWAGKQRNYEHSVKAYHTMIEALAKIRQYQLMWDLVNAMRSKKMLNIETFCIIMRKYARAKKVEEVVYTFNIMKKYDVPPNVAAFNGLLSALCKSKNVRKAQEIFDNMKGQFVPDSKTYSILLEGWGRAPNLPKAREIYREMVEAGCDPDIVTYGIMVDILCKAGRVDEAVEIVKEMEFSGCRPTSFIYSVLVHTYGIDNRIEDAVDTFLEMESSGVEVDVAVYNALISAFCKVNKFQNAYRVLDEMEGKKVTPNSRTCNIILNSLIGCGETDEALKVFRRMIKICEPDADTYTVMIKMFCDRDELERALKVWKYMKKKRFVPSLHTISALINGLCDKADASRACVLMEEMIENGIRPGRVTFGKLRNLLLKEGREDVLEFLQEKMNLLVKEPLCD is encoded by the coding sequence ATGAGGCTAAGGCAATTTCTTGGTAAATTATGTCTCCGAAGAGTGATCTTGTGTAGAATGTACAGTTCAAGAGAATCCTTGCAGGATAGTTCAGATATGGTAAAAAGGGTATGTAAGATTATGATGTCTTGCCCGAAACTTGGGCTTGATACTGAGCTTGACCAAAATGGGATAAGGGTTTCCCCTGAAATTGCTGAGGAAGTACTCAAGAGATTTGAAAATGCTGGAGTGCTGGCTTACCGTTTCTTTGACTGGGCAGGGAAGCAGCGTAATTATGAGCATAGTGTTAAAGCATACCACACCATGATTGAGGCTTTAGCTAAGATAAGGCAGTATCAGTTGATGTGGGATCTTGTGAATGCAATGAGAAGTAAGAAAATGCTTAATATTGAGACATTTTGTATCATTATGAGGAAGTATGCTAGGGCTAAGAAGGTGGAGGAGGTGGTGTACACCTTTAATATCATGAAAAAATATGATGTGCCTCCAAATGTAGCAGCATTCAATGGCTTATTGAGCGCTTTATGCAAATCAAAAAATGTGAGAAAGGCTCAGGAAATTTTTGATAACATGAAAGGTCAATTTGTTCCTGACTCAAAGACTTATAGCATATTGCTTGAGGGATGGGGAAGAGCTCCCAATCTGCCCAAGGCAAGGGAAATTTACAGAGAAATGGTGGAGGCAGGCTGTGATCCTGACATTGTGACTTATGGGATTATGGTTGATATCCTGTGCAAAGCAGGTAGGGTTGATGAAGCGGTTGAAATAGTTAAGGAGATGGAATTCAGTGGTTGTAGGCCAACATCATTTATATACAGTGTTTTGGTTCATACATATGGTATAGACAATCGGATTGAAGATGCTGTAGATACCTTCCTTGAAATGGAAAGTAGTGGAGTGGAGGTTGATGTAGCTGTCTATAACGCCTTAATTAGTGCCTTCTGCAAAGTTAACAAGTTTCAGAATGCTTACAGGGTTTTGGATGAGATGGAGGGCAAAAAGGTGACTCCCAATTCAAGGACTTGCAACATCATCTTAAACAGTTTGATTGGTTGTGGGGAGACTGATGAAGCTCTTAAAGTTTTTCGTCGGATGATTAAAATTTGTGAGCCAGATGCAGACACTTATACAGTGATGATAAAGATGTTCTGCGATAGGGATGAGCTTGAGAGGGCTTTGAAGGTATGGAAgtacatgaaaaagaaaaggttcGTTCCTAGCCTGCATACCATATCAGCCCTTATCAATGGATTATGTGACAAGGCGGATGCCTCTAGGGCTTGTGTCTTAATGGAAGAGATGATAGAGAATGGAATTCGTCCAGGAAGAGTGACTTTTGGCAAGTTAAGAAATCTGCTTCTGAAGGAAGGGAGAGAAGATGTACTTGAATTTCTTCAGGAAAAAATGAACCTTTTGGTTAAGGAGCCTTTATGTGATTGA